One Pseudochaenichthys georgianus chromosome 4, fPseGeo1.2, whole genome shotgun sequence DNA window includes the following coding sequences:
- the LOC117445871 gene encoding guanine nucleotide-binding protein G(q) subunit alpha isoform X3, protein MAQGTGESGKSTFIKQMRIIHGSGYTDEDKKGFTKLVYQNIFTSMQAMIRATENLKIPFKYEQNKSNALVVREVDVEKVCAFEQPYTSAIKMLWTDPGIQEAYDRRREYQLSDSTKYYLSDLDRIAEPCYLPTQQDVLRVRIPTTGIIEYPFDLQSIIFRMVDVGGQRSERRKWIHCFENVTSIMFLVALSEYDQVLVESDNENRMEESKALFRTIITYPWFQNSSVILFLNKKDLLEEKIMYSHLVDYFPEFDGPQRDAQAGREFILKMFVDLNPDSDKIIYSHFTCATDTENIRFVFAAVKDTILQLNLKEYNLV, encoded by the exons ATGGCTCAAG GTACTGGAGAGAGTGGCAAGAGCACCTTCATCAAGCAGATGAGAATAATCCACGGGTCCGGCTACACAGATGAGGATAAGAAGGGCTTCACCAAACTGGTCTACCAGAACATCTTCACCTCGATGCAGGCCATGATCCGGGCTACGGAGAACCTCAAGATCCCGTTCAAGTACGAGCAGAACAAG AGTAATGCCCTGGTAGTGCGTGAGGTGGACGTGGAGAAGGTCTGCGCCTTCGAGCAGCCGTACACCAGTGCCATAAAGATGCTGTGGACGGACCCTGGCATCCAGGAGGCCTACGACCGCAGGAGAGAGTACCAGCTCTCTGACTCTACCAAATA CTATCTAAGTGATCTGGATCGTATTGCTGAACCGTGCTATCTACCGACCCAACAGGACGTGCTTAGGGTTCGAATCCCAACCACTGGGATCATAGAATACCCTTTCGACTTGCAAAGCATCATTTTCAG GATGGTGGAtgtggggggtcagaggtcagagagGAGGAAGTGGATTCACTGCTTTGAGAACGTCACCTCCATCATGTTTCTGGTGGCGCTCAGCGAGTACGACCAAGTCCTGGTGGAGTCCGACAATGAG AATCGTATGGAGGAGAGTAAAGCTCTGTTCAGGACCATCATCACATATCCGTGGTTCCAAAACTCCTCCGTCATCCTCTTCCTCAACAAGAAGGACCTGCTGGAGGAGAAGATCATGTACTCGCACCTGGTCGACTACTTCCCTGAGTTCGATG GTCCTCAGCGGGACGCCCAGGCGGGCCGGGAGTTCATCCTGAAGATGTTTGTGGACTTGAACCCCGACAGCGACAAGATCATCTACTCCCACTTCACCTGCGCCACCGACACGGAGAACATCCGCTTCGTCTTCGCCGCCGTCAAAGACACCATCCTGCAGCTCAACCTCAAAGAATAC
- the LOC117445871 gene encoding guanine nucleotide-binding protein G(q) subunit alpha isoform X4 — MRIIHGSGYTDEDKKGFTKLVYQNIFTSMQAMIRATENLKIPFKYEQNKSNALVVREVDVEKVCAFEQPYTSAIKMLWTDPGIQEAYDRRREYQLSDSTKYYLSDLDRIAEPCYLPTQQDVLRVRIPTTGIIEYPFDLQSIIFRMVDVGGQRSERRKWIHCFENVTSIMFLVALSEYDQVLVESDNENRMEESKALFRTIITYPWFQNSSVILFLNKKDLLEEKIMYSHLVDYFPEFDGPQRDAQAGREFILKMFVDLNPDSDKIIYSHFTCATDTENIRFVFAAVKDTILQLNLKEYNLV; from the exons ATGAGAATAATCCACGGGTCCGGCTACACAGATGAGGATAAGAAGGGCTTCACCAAACTGGTCTACCAGAACATCTTCACCTCGATGCAGGCCATGATCCGGGCTACGGAGAACCTCAAGATCCCGTTCAAGTACGAGCAGAACAAG AGTAATGCCCTGGTAGTGCGTGAGGTGGACGTGGAGAAGGTCTGCGCCTTCGAGCAGCCGTACACCAGTGCCATAAAGATGCTGTGGACGGACCCTGGCATCCAGGAGGCCTACGACCGCAGGAGAGAGTACCAGCTCTCTGACTCTACCAAATA CTATCTAAGTGATCTGGATCGTATTGCTGAACCGTGCTATCTACCGACCCAACAGGACGTGCTTAGGGTTCGAATCCCAACCACTGGGATCATAGAATACCCTTTCGACTTGCAAAGCATCATTTTCAG GATGGTGGAtgtggggggtcagaggtcagagagGAGGAAGTGGATTCACTGCTTTGAGAACGTCACCTCCATCATGTTTCTGGTGGCGCTCAGCGAGTACGACCAAGTCCTGGTGGAGTCCGACAATGAG AATCGTATGGAGGAGAGTAAAGCTCTGTTCAGGACCATCATCACATATCCGTGGTTCCAAAACTCCTCCGTCATCCTCTTCCTCAACAAGAAGGACCTGCTGGAGGAGAAGATCATGTACTCGCACCTGGTCGACTACTTCCCTGAGTTCGATG GTCCTCAGCGGGACGCCCAGGCGGGCCGGGAGTTCATCCTGAAGATGTTTGTGGACTTGAACCCCGACAGCGACAAGATCATCTACTCCCACTTCACCTGCGCCACCGACACGGAGAACATCCGCTTCGTCTTCGCCGCCGTCAAAGACACCATCCTGCAGCTCAACCTCAAAGAATAC